A genomic segment from Candidatus Zixiibacteriota bacterium encodes:
- a CDS encoding SBBP repeat-containing protein: protein MRRIVMIVIVGLALFATIANAQLTLDKASQKQMVMTNMASMPMTFTENRGQWDEKTLFKANAGGATFWFCSDEIAYVFTRDTDELLEDEELMRPDIPGMPDKFDKPRYKKESLVMRAQLIGANPDAQIIGEDRLSHNCNYFYGNEPSKWRTDVPNYSTITYKDIYPGIDLKYHGNGQGIKYDFIVNPGADISQIQVRYEGADNLSITPNGDLEASTSFGPVHENIPSVYQEVGSSKREVIGRYVITAPGVFGFEVDDYNPSLTLVIDPELVYSTYLGGRGFSDYCRGIAVDASGNAYVTGHTGSSDFPTQNPYDGNNNGYCDTFVTKFSSAGNSLIYSTYL, encoded by the coding sequence TGATTGTAATTGTTGGTTTAGCATTGTTTGCAACAATTGCTAATGCGCAACTCACTCTTGATAAAGCATCACAAAAGCAAATGGTGATGACAAACATGGCATCAATGCCAATGACGTTTACAGAGAATCGCGGACAGTGGGATGAAAAGACTTTGTTCAAAGCTAATGCTGGCGGTGCTACATTCTGGTTTTGTTCAGATGAGATAGCCTATGTATTCACACGCGATACCGATGAGCTGCTTGAAGATGAAGAGCTTATGAGACCTGATATACCGGGTATGCCTGATAAATTCGATAAACCGCGCTACAAAAAGGAATCGCTTGTTATGCGGGCTCAGCTTATCGGTGCAAATCCTGATGCTCAGATTATCGGTGAAGACCGCCTCTCCCACAACTGCAATTATTTCTATGGCAACGAACCCTCAAAATGGCGTACTGATGTGCCAAATTATTCGACTATCACTTACAAAGATATTTATCCAGGCATTGATTTGAAATATCACGGCAACGGACAGGGGATAAAGTACGATTTCATAGTCAATCCCGGTGCGGATATTTCACAGATACAAGTTCGTTATGAAGGCGCGGATAATCTGTCCATTACACCCAACGGCGATCTTGAGGCATCAACCTCATTTGGTCCGGTTCACGAGAACATACCCTCTGTTTATCAGGAGGTAGGCAGCAGCAAAAGAGAAGTAATCGGCAGGTATGTTATTACGGCACCCGGCGTGTTTGGGTTTGAGGTAGATGATTATAACCCATCTTTAACTTTGGTCATCGACCCCGAACTTGTATACAGCACCTACCTCGGTGGGCGGGGCTTCTCTGACTATTGCCGTGGCATCGCCGTAGACGCCTCCGGGAACGCTTATGTGACGGGACATACTGGGTCGTCAGATTTCCCCACGCAAAACCCGTATGACGGTAATAATAATGGTTATTGTGATACTTTTGTGACGAAATTCTCCTCGGCCGGCAACTCCCTGATTTACAGCACCTACCTCTGA